The proteins below are encoded in one region of Oncorhynchus tshawytscha isolate Ot180627B linkage group LG04, Otsh_v2.0, whole genome shotgun sequence:
- the LOC112232836 gene encoding coiled-coil domain-containing protein 158 isoform X3 — protein sequence MSSGFQNSISKDSNLSIYKSSELFDGLLHEIPTTSTNDTSTVPRRYNNLDELSEELDRRTKETQMLQEEVEHATKMTIEKMGRTCPSSSPSQINYFPIFMDGSSEENSEVLSVIQPLTYGLELVRSGITFPGKDVLENAIGDYSQQVSELQKQLSETHELHEQQKFYFRQSIIKLQTKLQEFQIEKDALTDLRTKESRKQADVMGKMQAMIRELQAAKQTGDQRLLEAEDEVKSQSRRTESRERTLQEVYSTLLAYEKRCGNNLYTSQDALGVAVEKVLHDLEHANHNLRESLLLLKEQMETQEQKCQEKAEIMLNEQRERMKQLTTSHDQEVAILTEKLSSSRGRASSLHVQVELLQKQGESQASVHQCQVNDLESALSVLRSELLDTQQGHEDKVGALEMLLAEAQSQAGEAQRGRDRSLQQTEELDSRLCQLTLLDEKHQREQQKELAVVRRELELTADQLYKARDEELRLQSLKGDRDEELKKVQVLLEERDRELQLRLQEAQQGRARLEEAQGICQALRAETEMLRLKLEDREKMVDLLRLQMESTTQMTVQHGRSIDSLHNEKSRLSNQLNEHKLEIQQLRTCLEQREECLAVLEQERRVQQAGLSKQSCCVKELTLEKQQLTAELEVQRMQLVCLTEEHEELKRLHSSKSEEQEGVVVGLKAQLKTTRAELDQARSTLRTLEGADGHGLKVAMGMQKQITAKREQIDTLHGRIQLLEETMDKLTEEKRYQSQESKRQIQLLASVTEEKRQVAAEVETVRSLERRLREKVAKLETALHKMSESFVHCQDFIQLQEQEFVRLKLQHALDVTGQNLRATGNAQRASLSSPTALTALPSSQYGSKCLLELKPQQLLESPTTELRSLVKELRGVISENPGPHTNKSTLRRSSVPERDHRTTLNEVTKNVTSNAKMIKGTNSRP from the exons ATGTCATCTGGATTTCAAAATTCCATATCCAAAGATAGTAATTTATCTATTTATAAATCCTCTGAATTGTTTGATGGTTTATTGCACGAGATTCCAACAACAA GTACAAATGACACCAGCACTGTCCCTAGAAGGTACAACAATCTGGATGAGTTGAG TGAGGAGCTTGACAGACGAACCAAGGAGACTCAAATGCTGCAAGAAGAAGTGGAACATGCAACTAAAATGACCATAGAGAAAATGGGACGCACATGTCCCAGCAGCTCACCTTCACAAATTAATTACTTTCCCATCTTTATGG ATGGTTCATCGGAGGAGAACTCAGAAGTGCTGTCTGTGATCCAGCCTCTTACATATGGCCTGGAGCTGGTCAGAAGTGGCATAACTTTCCCTGGGAAAGATGTTTTGGAAAATGCAATAGGGGACTACTCTCAACAGGTGTCAGAGCTCCAAAAGCAGCTGAGTGAG ACACATGAGCTTCATGAACAGCAGAAGTTCTACTTCCGTCAGTCCATCATCAAGCTGCAGACAAAATTGCAGGAGTTCCAGATTGAGAAAGATGCCCTGACTGATCTAAG AACAAAAGAGAGCAGAAAACAGGCAGATGTAATGGGGAAAATGCAAGCAATGATCAGGGAGCTGCAAGCCGCTAAACAGACCGGGGACCAGAGGCTACTGGAGGCTGAGGATGAAGTAAAGTCACAGAGCAGGAGAACAGAGTCAAGGGAGCGGACACTACAGGAGGTGTACTCCACGCTGTTGGCTTACGAAAAACGTTGTGGAAACAATTTGTACACTAGCCAGGACGCACTGGGTGTTGCAGTGGAGAAAGTATTACACGACTTGGAGCATGCAAATCACAATCTGAGAGAAAGCCTTCTGCTG CTGAAGGAGCAGATGGAGACTCAAGAACAGAAATGCCAAGAGAAAGCAGAGATCATGTTGAATGAGCAAAGGGAAAG AATGAAGCAGCTCACTACCAGTCATGACCAGGAGGTGGCGATATTGACTGAGAAATTGAGCAGCTCCAGAGGCAGAGCCTCCAGCTTGCATGTCCAGGTGGAGTTGTTACA AAAACAAGGTGAAAGCCAGGCTTCAGTGCACCAGTGTCAGGTCAATGACTTGGAGTCAGCTCTCTCCGTCCTGCGCTCCGAACTACTGGACACCCAGCAGGGCCATGAAGACAAG GTGGGTGCTCTGGAGATGCTGTTGGCCGAGGCCCAGTCTCAGGCGGGGGAggcccagagagggagagacagatcccTCCAGCAGACAGAGGAGCTGGACTCTCGGCTCTGCCAGCTCACG TTGTTGGACGAGAAGCATCAGCGGGAGCAGCAGAAGGAGCTGGCTGTGGTGCGACGGGAGCTGGAATTGACCGCAGACCAGCTGTACAAGGCCAGGGACGAGGAGCTGCGGCTGCAATCCCTGAAGGGTGACCGGGACGAGGAGCTGAAGAAGGTCCAGGtgctgctggaggagagggacagggagctGCAGCTGAGGCTGCAGGAGGCGCAGCAGGGACGGGCCAGGCTGGAGGAAGCCCAGGGCATCTGCCAGGCCCTCAGGGCAGAGACTGAGATGCTGAGACTCAAGCTGGAGGACCGGGAGAAGATGGTGGACCTGCTGCGGCTGCAGATGGAGAGCACCACCCAGATGACGGTGCAGCATGGACGTAGCATTGACTCCCTGCACAATGAGAAGAGCCGCCTCAGCAACCAGCTCAATGAGCACAAGCTGGAGATCCAACAGTTAAGG ACATGCTTAGAGCAGCGTGAGGAGTGTTTGGCGGTGCTGGAGCAGGAGAGGCGCGTACAGCAGGCTGGTCTGTCCAAACAGAGCTGCTGTGTCAAGGAGCTGACGCTGGAGAAACAGCAGCTTACCGCTGAGCTAGAGGTGCAACGCATGCAACTGGTCTGCCTCACAG AGGAGCATGAGGAGTTGAAGAGGCTCCACAGCAGTAAGAGTGAAGAGCAGGAGGGCGTGGTGGTGGGTCTGAAGGCCCAGCTGAAGACCACCCGGGCTGAGCTGGACCAGGCCAGGAGCACCCTGAGGACCCTGGAGGGAGCGGACGGACACG GCCTGAAGGTTGCCATGGGGATGCAGAAGCAGATAACAGCCAAGCGGGAACAGATTGACACTCTCCATGGCCGAATCCAGCTCCTGGAGGAGACCATGGACAAACTGACCGAG GAGAAGCGTTACCAGAGTCAAGAGAGTAAGCGTCAGATCCAGCTGCTGGCTTCAGTCACTGAGGAGaagaggcaggtggcagcggagGTGGAGACCGTCCGCTCCCTGGAGAGACGGCTCAGGGAGAAAGTGGCCAAACTGGAGACGGCCCTACACAAG ATGTCCGAGAGCTTTGTCCACTGTCAAGACTTCATCCAGTTGCAAGAGCAGGAGTTTGTACGGCTGAAGCTGCAGCATGCTCTGGATGTGACG GGCCAAAACCTGCGAGCCACAGGGAATGCTCAGCGTGCTTCCCTCTCCAGCCCAACAGCCCTGACTGCTCTGCCCTCCAGCCAATACGGCTCAAAGTGCCTGCTAGAG TTGAAACCCCAGCAGCTGCTGGAAAGCCCCACCACGGAGCTGCGGTCCCTAGTCAAAGAGCTACGAGGTGTGATTTCTGAAAATCCTGGACCACACACCAACAAAAGCACCCTCAGAAGGAGCTCTGTTCCAGAGAGAGATCACAGGACCACACT CAACGAAGTGACCAAAAATGTTACAAGCAATGCCAAAATGATAAAAGGGACTAACAGCAG GCCATGA
- the LOC112232836 gene encoding coiled-coil domain-containing protein 158 isoform X1 — protein sequence MSSGFQNSISKDSNLSIYKSSELFDGLLHEIPTTSTNDTSTVPRRYNNLDELSEELDRRTKETQMLQEEVEHATKMTIEKMGRTCPSSSPSQINYFPIFMDGSSEENSEVLSVIQPLTYGLELVRSGITFPGKDVLENAIGDYSQQVSELQKQLSETHELHEQQKFYFRQSIIKLQTKLQEFQIEKDALTDLRTKESRKQADVMGKMQAMIRELQAAKQTGDQRLLEAEDEVKSQSRRTESRERTLQEVYSTLLAYEKRCGNNLYTSQDALGVAVEKVLHDLEHANHNLRESLLLLKEQMETQEQKCQEKAEIMLNEQRERMKQLTTSHDQEVAILTEKLSSSRGRASSLHVQVELLQKQGESQASVHQCQVNDLESALSVLRSELLDTQQGHEDKVGALEMLLAEAQSQAGEAQRGRDRSLQQTEELDSRLCQLTLLDEKHQREQQKELAVVRRELELTADQLYKARDEELRLQSLKGDRDEELKKVQVLLEERDRELQLRLQEAQQGRARLEEAQGICQALRAETEMLRLKLEDREKMVDLLRLQMESTTQMTVQHGRSIDSLHNEKSRLSNQLNEHKLEIQQLRTCLEQREECLAVLEQERRVQQAGLSKQSCCVKELTLEKQQLTAELEVQRMQLVCLTEEHEELKRLHSSKSEEQEGVVVGLKAQLKTTRAELDQARSTLRTLEGADGHGLKVAMGMQKQITAKREQIDTLHGRIQLLEETMDKLTEEKRYQSQESKRQIQLLASVTEEKRQVAAEVETVRSLERRLREKVAKLETALHKMSESFVHCQDFIQLQEQEFVRLKLQHALDVTGQNLRATGNAQRASLSSPTALTALPSSQYGSKCLLELKPQQLLESPTTELRSLVKELRGVISENPGPHTNKSTLRRSSVPERDHRTTLNEVTKNVTSNAKMIKGTNSSGVAHLLRTTDLDERNLNSTFSSASEFLCHDFSFAASLPSYTSSPRAMALGRRSPVHSLLTSDHNPTPPPQSRPQAESPLTDTHTLANPQAEFTGHTCKHLQGKLDSLQNIVEDLQMKNQEMSSMIKGQEKRMRNVKDKRKL from the exons ATGTCATCTGGATTTCAAAATTCCATATCCAAAGATAGTAATTTATCTATTTATAAATCCTCTGAATTGTTTGATGGTTTATTGCACGAGATTCCAACAACAA GTACAAATGACACCAGCACTGTCCCTAGAAGGTACAACAATCTGGATGAGTTGAG TGAGGAGCTTGACAGACGAACCAAGGAGACTCAAATGCTGCAAGAAGAAGTGGAACATGCAACTAAAATGACCATAGAGAAAATGGGACGCACATGTCCCAGCAGCTCACCTTCACAAATTAATTACTTTCCCATCTTTATGG ATGGTTCATCGGAGGAGAACTCAGAAGTGCTGTCTGTGATCCAGCCTCTTACATATGGCCTGGAGCTGGTCAGAAGTGGCATAACTTTCCCTGGGAAAGATGTTTTGGAAAATGCAATAGGGGACTACTCTCAACAGGTGTCAGAGCTCCAAAAGCAGCTGAGTGAG ACACATGAGCTTCATGAACAGCAGAAGTTCTACTTCCGTCAGTCCATCATCAAGCTGCAGACAAAATTGCAGGAGTTCCAGATTGAGAAAGATGCCCTGACTGATCTAAG AACAAAAGAGAGCAGAAAACAGGCAGATGTAATGGGGAAAATGCAAGCAATGATCAGGGAGCTGCAAGCCGCTAAACAGACCGGGGACCAGAGGCTACTGGAGGCTGAGGATGAAGTAAAGTCACAGAGCAGGAGAACAGAGTCAAGGGAGCGGACACTACAGGAGGTGTACTCCACGCTGTTGGCTTACGAAAAACGTTGTGGAAACAATTTGTACACTAGCCAGGACGCACTGGGTGTTGCAGTGGAGAAAGTATTACACGACTTGGAGCATGCAAATCACAATCTGAGAGAAAGCCTTCTGCTG CTGAAGGAGCAGATGGAGACTCAAGAACAGAAATGCCAAGAGAAAGCAGAGATCATGTTGAATGAGCAAAGGGAAAG AATGAAGCAGCTCACTACCAGTCATGACCAGGAGGTGGCGATATTGACTGAGAAATTGAGCAGCTCCAGAGGCAGAGCCTCCAGCTTGCATGTCCAGGTGGAGTTGTTACA AAAACAAGGTGAAAGCCAGGCTTCAGTGCACCAGTGTCAGGTCAATGACTTGGAGTCAGCTCTCTCCGTCCTGCGCTCCGAACTACTGGACACCCAGCAGGGCCATGAAGACAAG GTGGGTGCTCTGGAGATGCTGTTGGCCGAGGCCCAGTCTCAGGCGGGGGAggcccagagagggagagacagatcccTCCAGCAGACAGAGGAGCTGGACTCTCGGCTCTGCCAGCTCACG TTGTTGGACGAGAAGCATCAGCGGGAGCAGCAGAAGGAGCTGGCTGTGGTGCGACGGGAGCTGGAATTGACCGCAGACCAGCTGTACAAGGCCAGGGACGAGGAGCTGCGGCTGCAATCCCTGAAGGGTGACCGGGACGAGGAGCTGAAGAAGGTCCAGGtgctgctggaggagagggacagggagctGCAGCTGAGGCTGCAGGAGGCGCAGCAGGGACGGGCCAGGCTGGAGGAAGCCCAGGGCATCTGCCAGGCCCTCAGGGCAGAGACTGAGATGCTGAGACTCAAGCTGGAGGACCGGGAGAAGATGGTGGACCTGCTGCGGCTGCAGATGGAGAGCACCACCCAGATGACGGTGCAGCATGGACGTAGCATTGACTCCCTGCACAATGAGAAGAGCCGCCTCAGCAACCAGCTCAATGAGCACAAGCTGGAGATCCAACAGTTAAGG ACATGCTTAGAGCAGCGTGAGGAGTGTTTGGCGGTGCTGGAGCAGGAGAGGCGCGTACAGCAGGCTGGTCTGTCCAAACAGAGCTGCTGTGTCAAGGAGCTGACGCTGGAGAAACAGCAGCTTACCGCTGAGCTAGAGGTGCAACGCATGCAACTGGTCTGCCTCACAG AGGAGCATGAGGAGTTGAAGAGGCTCCACAGCAGTAAGAGTGAAGAGCAGGAGGGCGTGGTGGTGGGTCTGAAGGCCCAGCTGAAGACCACCCGGGCTGAGCTGGACCAGGCCAGGAGCACCCTGAGGACCCTGGAGGGAGCGGACGGACACG GCCTGAAGGTTGCCATGGGGATGCAGAAGCAGATAACAGCCAAGCGGGAACAGATTGACACTCTCCATGGCCGAATCCAGCTCCTGGAGGAGACCATGGACAAACTGACCGAG GAGAAGCGTTACCAGAGTCAAGAGAGTAAGCGTCAGATCCAGCTGCTGGCTTCAGTCACTGAGGAGaagaggcaggtggcagcggagGTGGAGACCGTCCGCTCCCTGGAGAGACGGCTCAGGGAGAAAGTGGCCAAACTGGAGACGGCCCTACACAAG ATGTCCGAGAGCTTTGTCCACTGTCAAGACTTCATCCAGTTGCAAGAGCAGGAGTTTGTACGGCTGAAGCTGCAGCATGCTCTGGATGTGACG GGCCAAAACCTGCGAGCCACAGGGAATGCTCAGCGTGCTTCCCTCTCCAGCCCAACAGCCCTGACTGCTCTGCCCTCCAGCCAATACGGCTCAAAGTGCCTGCTAGAG TTGAAACCCCAGCAGCTGCTGGAAAGCCCCACCACGGAGCTGCGGTCCCTAGTCAAAGAGCTACGAGGTGTGATTTCTGAAAATCCTGGACCACACACCAACAAAAGCACCCTCAGAAGGAGCTCTGTTCCAGAGAGAGATCACAGGACCACACT CAACGAAGTGACCAAAAATGTTACAAGCAATGCCAAAATGATAAAAGGGACTAACAGCAG TGGTGTGGCTCACCTCCTTAGGACAACTGATCTGGATGAGCGGAATTTAAACAGCACCTTCTCAAGCGCCAGTGAGTTTCTCT GCCATGACTTCTCTTTTGCTGCATCTCTGCCTTCCTACACATCGTCCCCACGAGCCATGGCACTGGGCCGCAGGTCCCCTGTACACTCACTTCTGACCTCTGACCACAACCCCACACCTCCACCACAGAGCAGGCCTCAGGCAGAAAgccctctcacagacacacacacct TGGCCAATCCGCAGGCTGAGTTTACAGGACACACATGCAAGCACTTGCAAGGAAAACTGGACAGCCTCCAAAACATAGTGGAGGACTTGCAGATGAAGAACCAAG
- the LOC112232836 gene encoding coiled-coil domain-containing protein 158 isoform X4 has product MSSGFQNSISKDSNLSIYKSSELFDGLLHEIPTTSTNDTSTVPRRYNNLDELSEELDRRTKETQMLQEEVEHATKMTIEKMGRTCPSSSPSQINYFPIFMDGSSEENSEVLSVIQPLTYGLELVRSGITFPGKDVLENAIGDYSQQVSELQKQLSETHELHEQQKFYFRQSIIKLQTKLQEFQIEKDALTDLRTKESRKQADVMGKMQAMIRELQAAKQTGDQRLLEAEDEVKSQSRRTESRERTLQEVYSTLLAYEKRCGNNLYTSQDALGVAVEKVLHDLEHANHNLRESLLLLKEQMETQEQKCQEKAEIMLNEQRERMKQLTTSHDQEVAILTEKLSSSRGRASSLHVQVELLQKQGESQASVHQCQVNDLESALSVLRSELLDTQQGHEDKVGALEMLLAEAQSQAGEAQRGRDRSLQQTEELDSRLCQLTTCLEQREECLAVLEQERRVQQAGLSKQSCCVKELTLEKQQLTAELEVQRMQLVCLTEEHEELKRLHSSKSEEQEGVVVGLKAQLKTTRAELDQARSTLRTLEGADGHGLKVAMGMQKQITAKREQIDTLHGRIQLLEETMDKLTEEKRYQSQESKRQIQLLASVTEEKRQVAAEVETVRSLERRLREKVAKLETALHKMSESFVHCQDFIQLQEQEFVRLKLQHALDVTGQNLRATGNAQRASLSSPTALTALPSSQYGSKCLLELKPQQLLESPTTELRSLVKELRGVISENPGPHTNKSTLRRSSVPERDHRTTLNEVTKNVTSNAKMIKGTNSSGVAHLLRTTDLDERNLNSTFSSASEFLCHDFSFAASLPSYTSSPRAMALGRRSPVHSLLTSDHNPTPPPQSRPQAESPLTDTHTLANPQAEFTGHTCKHLQGKLDSLQNIVEDLQMKNQEMSSMIKGQEKRMRNVKDKRKL; this is encoded by the exons ATGTCATCTGGATTTCAAAATTCCATATCCAAAGATAGTAATTTATCTATTTATAAATCCTCTGAATTGTTTGATGGTTTATTGCACGAGATTCCAACAACAA GTACAAATGACACCAGCACTGTCCCTAGAAGGTACAACAATCTGGATGAGTTGAG TGAGGAGCTTGACAGACGAACCAAGGAGACTCAAATGCTGCAAGAAGAAGTGGAACATGCAACTAAAATGACCATAGAGAAAATGGGACGCACATGTCCCAGCAGCTCACCTTCACAAATTAATTACTTTCCCATCTTTATGG ATGGTTCATCGGAGGAGAACTCAGAAGTGCTGTCTGTGATCCAGCCTCTTACATATGGCCTGGAGCTGGTCAGAAGTGGCATAACTTTCCCTGGGAAAGATGTTTTGGAAAATGCAATAGGGGACTACTCTCAACAGGTGTCAGAGCTCCAAAAGCAGCTGAGTGAG ACACATGAGCTTCATGAACAGCAGAAGTTCTACTTCCGTCAGTCCATCATCAAGCTGCAGACAAAATTGCAGGAGTTCCAGATTGAGAAAGATGCCCTGACTGATCTAAG AACAAAAGAGAGCAGAAAACAGGCAGATGTAATGGGGAAAATGCAAGCAATGATCAGGGAGCTGCAAGCCGCTAAACAGACCGGGGACCAGAGGCTACTGGAGGCTGAGGATGAAGTAAAGTCACAGAGCAGGAGAACAGAGTCAAGGGAGCGGACACTACAGGAGGTGTACTCCACGCTGTTGGCTTACGAAAAACGTTGTGGAAACAATTTGTACACTAGCCAGGACGCACTGGGTGTTGCAGTGGAGAAAGTATTACACGACTTGGAGCATGCAAATCACAATCTGAGAGAAAGCCTTCTGCTG CTGAAGGAGCAGATGGAGACTCAAGAACAGAAATGCCAAGAGAAAGCAGAGATCATGTTGAATGAGCAAAGGGAAAG AATGAAGCAGCTCACTACCAGTCATGACCAGGAGGTGGCGATATTGACTGAGAAATTGAGCAGCTCCAGAGGCAGAGCCTCCAGCTTGCATGTCCAGGTGGAGTTGTTACA AAAACAAGGTGAAAGCCAGGCTTCAGTGCACCAGTGTCAGGTCAATGACTTGGAGTCAGCTCTCTCCGTCCTGCGCTCCGAACTACTGGACACCCAGCAGGGCCATGAAGACAAG GTGGGTGCTCTGGAGATGCTGTTGGCCGAGGCCCAGTCTCAGGCGGGGGAggcccagagagggagagacagatcccTCCAGCAGACAGAGGAGCTGGACTCTCGGCTCTGCCAGCTCACG ACATGCTTAGAGCAGCGTGAGGAGTGTTTGGCGGTGCTGGAGCAGGAGAGGCGCGTACAGCAGGCTGGTCTGTCCAAACAGAGCTGCTGTGTCAAGGAGCTGACGCTGGAGAAACAGCAGCTTACCGCTGAGCTAGAGGTGCAACGCATGCAACTGGTCTGCCTCACAG AGGAGCATGAGGAGTTGAAGAGGCTCCACAGCAGTAAGAGTGAAGAGCAGGAGGGCGTGGTGGTGGGTCTGAAGGCCCAGCTGAAGACCACCCGGGCTGAGCTGGACCAGGCCAGGAGCACCCTGAGGACCCTGGAGGGAGCGGACGGACACG GCCTGAAGGTTGCCATGGGGATGCAGAAGCAGATAACAGCCAAGCGGGAACAGATTGACACTCTCCATGGCCGAATCCAGCTCCTGGAGGAGACCATGGACAAACTGACCGAG GAGAAGCGTTACCAGAGTCAAGAGAGTAAGCGTCAGATCCAGCTGCTGGCTTCAGTCACTGAGGAGaagaggcaggtggcagcggagGTGGAGACCGTCCGCTCCCTGGAGAGACGGCTCAGGGAGAAAGTGGCCAAACTGGAGACGGCCCTACACAAG ATGTCCGAGAGCTTTGTCCACTGTCAAGACTTCATCCAGTTGCAAGAGCAGGAGTTTGTACGGCTGAAGCTGCAGCATGCTCTGGATGTGACG GGCCAAAACCTGCGAGCCACAGGGAATGCTCAGCGTGCTTCCCTCTCCAGCCCAACAGCCCTGACTGCTCTGCCCTCCAGCCAATACGGCTCAAAGTGCCTGCTAGAG TTGAAACCCCAGCAGCTGCTGGAAAGCCCCACCACGGAGCTGCGGTCCCTAGTCAAAGAGCTACGAGGTGTGATTTCTGAAAATCCTGGACCACACACCAACAAAAGCACCCTCAGAAGGAGCTCTGTTCCAGAGAGAGATCACAGGACCACACT CAACGAAGTGACCAAAAATGTTACAAGCAATGCCAAAATGATAAAAGGGACTAACAGCAG TGGTGTGGCTCACCTCCTTAGGACAACTGATCTGGATGAGCGGAATTTAAACAGCACCTTCTCAAGCGCCAGTGAGTTTCTCT GCCATGACTTCTCTTTTGCTGCATCTCTGCCTTCCTACACATCGTCCCCACGAGCCATGGCACTGGGCCGCAGGTCCCCTGTACACTCACTTCTGACCTCTGACCACAACCCCACACCTCCACCACAGAGCAGGCCTCAGGCAGAAAgccctctcacagacacacacacct TGGCCAATCCGCAGGCTGAGTTTACAGGACACACATGCAAGCACTTGCAAGGAAAACTGGACAGCCTCCAAAACATAGTGGAGGACTTGCAGATGAAGAACCAAG